The region TACCGCCTTCTCAATCTCCTTAATCCTAGTGCTTAAAAAATTTATTACGGATATATGGTTTTTTGCCGTCAAGATTAAGAAAGGATCGCTAAACAATTCTTCAGCACTCTGCTCATTAAGTCTTTTGATTTTCACTCCCGACATCTTTGTGCCAAGATTTCTCGTAATCGCGCTCTGGAGGCTTAAAATATGAGATGTCCTGTGTCGGACAAACAAGAGTCTTCTTCTCAGTGTATCTCTCACATGCCGTTCTTCTTTTGGATATATATATCCTGTTGGCAGTATATTTAATCTTTTCATATGAGCCAGCCAGAATGAATCCCATTTGTCGTCTGTGTGTTTTAGACCTTCATATTGCTTTATTGCTGAAGGATTCGCCAGAGATACTTTATATCCTTGTTGCTCCAGACCGTCTACTATCCAATACCAGTTGTAGGTCGATTCAACAACAACGCCTTCTAAAGATTCCTTAAACGGCTCCAAAGCCTGCAAGACAGCCCCCAATTCATTCGGTAACCTCTTCTGAAATAATCTTTGATCCTGTTCATTGATAATACCGATAAAATTATTGCTTGAATGTAAATCGATTCCTGCGTATGCTTTCATAAGACACTTCCGAAATCCAAAAAGTTAATAATATCTCGTTACGCTTATGCGAACTGGTTCCATAGTTTAACACCTATGGATAAGGAGGTGTCTTAATATTTTTAAATCTTGTGTATGAACTTAACCCTTTATATGATTATCAAGTCCGCTTTTGGCTCTTGTGTTTCGTTTTATTTTATAATAATTAAAAAAATATGCGTCGATTTGTCTCTTCAGAGGGTTTCCGGCGGAATAACATGAAACAAATAGGCAGGTAATTTAGCATTGAAAAAACAGTTTTATAAGCAGTATTCTTGAACGGGTTCAAAAGCAGTTCAGACTGATAAATCATTAAGGAAACGTCGTATAAATGAACTTATTAATTTGTCTAATAAGAGCCAAAAGCGGACTTGACCCCTATTTTTTCTTCTATTTTTTCTTTTCGGATTTTATTATGAATGACGACCGCACCAGTCCGGCGTTTGACGCTATTTTTGCCTTGAACATGTTAGTAAATACTCCCGGTGGCGACACATTTACCGAGTCGGAAGTCAAATCATGGATGAAAGCAGCAGGCATGCCATTTGTTGAGAGAAACGGCGGCGTCATGATCGGGAAAAAAGATTAGAAAATATCTCCCACAGCCAGGCCCAACGCCCGAACTTTTTGAGAAATTATGAAATAATCACAAACCCTGCCTAATTCAGCGGTCCTAAAAGGCCGGATCACTGATTAGGGGCGTTCGGCTACTAAAAGCAAATTAGGAGGGAACTCATCATGTGGATGAAAAACATCTTATTAATTGCGTTTTCTTTATTGTTGTTATGCTTTGTAAATTCTTGTGCTACTGGCCCAAAGATAACAGAACTCTGCTTTCTGCCCAATGTGGAAATCCCTGTTGTTGGCTTGCCGTTAACATGGGAATTTAGGGGCGGGACTATGTATGTTATGTCAAAGGAACAAATAACAATTAAGCTCATTGAAGATCGAAATGTAAAATATTATTCTGGAATACATAAAGGCTGGAATGATAGTAAATATCTAAACGAAATCGAAGGCCCCTTAGAGATATTAATATCTTATGCCGGAGGGTCATGGGCAAAGTCGGAAATGAACGAGAAATCAAAAATTATAATACACAATGGAAGAATAGGAGTAGTCGGAACTATAAATCTCAGAAAATCCCAGAGTTACTACAAGGGAGAGAATCTTAGTATAAATAATGCGATGTTAATCCATAAAACACTGCATGATTTTAATAAACAGTGTCTTGAGCAAATAAGTTGGCACTATGAAATAGACAGGGTTAATGATTATTATATTGTTAAGGCTCCTGTTAAAGCTGAACAAATGGCAGAAATTTATATATGCAACACCGACCTGGTTTTTTGCAGTAAAATCGTAAAATAGGATTATGCCGAAATACAACATTTGAAGGCAGCGGGTGAATTGAATAATCGTGATTAAGGGGTATAAACAGATGGCTTAAGAAAGGGTATGCGGAGGCTTATTGTGAAAACGTTGGCAACAATAATTACGCCGGTTCTTGTTTTGTGTATAGTATTTATAGCTGGTTGTTCTGCATCAGTGTTTATACCAAAACATCTTAGCAATATCCCGCAGAACGAATTAGCAAGGGTAGAAGGTACAGGTAGTTTTAAGGAGTTTAGACGTATATTATCAATTGACGGGATAGTAACTCCCTTTGGCCCGGCTGTTTACGTAAGTCCAGGTGAACATG is a window of Pseudomonadota bacterium DNA encoding:
- a CDS encoding transposase; the protein is MKAYAGIDLHSSNNFIGIINEQDQRLFQKRLPNELGAVLQALEPFKESLEGVVVESTYNWYWIVDGLEQQGYKVSLANPSAIKQYEGLKHTDDKWDSFWLAHMKRLNILPTGYIYPKEERHVRDTLRRRLLFVRHRTSHILSLQSAITRNLGTKMSGVKIKRLNEQSAEELFSDPFLILTAKNHISVINFLSTRIKEIEKAVTSHVKIKPEFKLLLTLPGIGIILGLTVMLEVGDIKRFA